In a genomic window of Diabrotica undecimpunctata isolate CICGRU chromosome 2, icDiaUnde3, whole genome shotgun sequence:
- the LOC140435160 gene encoding uncharacterized protein, translating to MKTLILIAYLIYASHGNNQLIDIKEIEPSPGIYYDHVAHVNFYESSWKLVTYLNLDSFKNKLKLIDSNLRKTKEICMHNSLNSLSLCNTSLLVIEQLAPAIHEKDKVLQDLAHTTRVKRGIIDGIGTVFKTLFGTLDHNDAEYYDAAINKVESNDKHLITLLKDQIQIVQTTISNFNSSITNVERNNNIFDKNFRTIQKLTQDNSKNIFQLNLKQVIDEHLSLITLLISEVNNEYSNIINAIIFSKTNQLHPIILSPQQYLLELTKTLPQIPPSTAYPLPLEKQNILELLGLVDVQHYFSDTKVIFIVKMPLVSQLPFQLFKLIPLPTVNNALQHVFILPRFNYLAISESKSTYSNLDNLDACKKLSTEDLICIHHYPIYSTYSRASCETDMLFSPTKIPYSCDIRISQFYTDTWYPLLKRNTWLFILPKPISVTVQCKNNRPEDHMISRTGILTLNADCKVYTSSTILSSYKSTSFQSVTKSVLPTINILQDDCCNSSIKFNLTTLYVSPSHILDRENLNIASHKLEVLKNTINEVEQEANSPIQILHNSYFLYFLLTLIKIFGIYLLYRLYRYCKKHHKHSHDTGCISNCITFNYCKEIKNSRQESLPLSFELASNPSTSNNGTITISPKLRRSDRIASLKTNTD from the exons ATGAAAACTCTCATACT GATTGCATACTTAATTTATGCAAGCCATGGAAACAATCAATTAATAGATATCAAAGAAATAGAACCATCACCTGGAATATACTATGACCACGTAGCTCATGTAAACTTTTATGAATCATCTTGGAAATTGGTAActtatttaaatttagattccTTTAAGAATAAGCTAAAATTAATTGATAGTAatttaagaaaaactaaagaaatATGTATGCATAACTCCCTTAATTCACTTTCTTTATGTAACACATCGCTCTTAGTTATTGAACAACTTGCACCTGCTATTCATGAAAAGGACAAAGTTCTTCAAGACTTAGCCCATACCACGCGAGTCAAAAGAGGCATCATCGATGGCATTGGAACTGTTTTTAAAACCTTATTCGGTACCCTAGATCATAATGATGCCGAATATTACGATGCTGCCATTAACAAAGTAGAGTCAAACGACAAACACTTGATTACTCTCCTCAAAGATCAAATTCAAATCGTACAGACCACGATTTCTAACTTTAATTCTTCTATTACGAATGTTGAACGTAATAATAACATATTTGACAAAAACTTCAGAACAATCCAGAAGCTAACGCAAGATAACTCCAAAAATATCTTTCAATTAAACCTAAAACAAGTGATTGACGAACACTTATCCCTAATCACTCTCCTAATTAGCGAAGTCAATAACGAATATAGCAACATTATTAACGCTATTATTTTCTCTAAGACAAACCAACTTCATCCTATTATCTTAAGTCCTCagcaatatttattagaattaacCAAGACTTTACCTCAAATACCTCCTTCTACAGCTTACCCTTTACCGCTGGAAAAGCAGAATATCTTAGAACTCTTAGGCTTAGTCGATGTTCAACATTACTTTTCCGATACgaaggtaatttttattgtaaaaatgcCTCTCGTGAGTCAACTACCTTTCCAACTTTTTAAACTCATTCCACTTCCTACAGTTAATAATGCACTACAACATGTATTCATTCTACCTCGATTTAATTATCTCGCAATATCAGAATCAAAATCAACATACTCTAATCTAGACAATCTTGATGCTTGTAAAAAGCTCTCCACTGAAGATCTCATATGCATTCATCATTACCCGATATATTCTACTTATTCAAGAGCCTCTTGTGAAACAGATATGTTGTTTTCACCAACAAAAATTCCCTATTCATGCGACATCCGAATATCTCAATTCTACACTGACACTTGGTATCCTCTCTTAAAAAGAAATACTTGGTTATTTATTTTACCCAAACCAATCTCAGTAACCGTTCAGTGCAAAAATAACAGACCGGAAGATCACATGATATCTCGTACTGGCATACTAACTCTTAATGCAGACTGTAAAGTCTACACAAGCTCCACAATACTATCTTCTTATAAGTCAACGTCCTTTCAAAGCGTCACAAAATCAGTTTTACCAACTATAAATATACTACAAGACGACTGTTGTAACAGTAGTATAAAGTTCAACTTAACCACTCTATATGTAAGTCCCAGCCACATATTAGATAGAGAAAACCTTAACATAGCAAGCCATAAATTAGAGGTTTTAAAAAACACAATTAACGAAGTAGAACAAGAAGCAAATAGTCCTATACAAATCCTTCATAATTCATACTTTTTATACTTCttattaactttaataaaaattttcggTATATACTTATTATACAGACTATACAGATATTGCAAGAAGCATCACAAACATAGTCATGATACCGGATGCATATCAAATTGCATAACTTTTAACTATTGTAAAGAAATTAAGAATTCTAGACAAGAATCTTTACCTTTATCTTTTGAATTAGCTTCAAACCCAAGCACTAGCAATAATGGTACTATAACAATCTCACCTAAGTTACGAAGAAGCGATAGAATCGCCTCGCTAAAAACTAACACGGATTGA